One genomic region from Rosa rugosa chromosome 1, drRosRugo1.1, whole genome shotgun sequence encodes:
- the LOC133740848 gene encoding LOB domain-containing protein 22 isoform X1, whose product MSITSGSIVTRTSSPTTPNSSSSSSTKGNGNTQACAACKYQRRKCAPDCILAPYFPHDRQRQFLNAHKLFGVSNITKIIKHLDHRDKEEAMRTIIFQSDVRASDPVGGCYRIIQELQRLIEYNKAELDIVLHQLAICRAQAQQQQQQPIMQQIPEVGDTTCADQMISVDPLSLYGNPMHFHYLQQQPNVQVTGQQDQGAPYLFVQNTNGNNGHQQQHMVPEDMNMWAMQDSMSSLHIKHGMNAGDCEDIKPFVDIACDDDQRNHEIKFQPDAIGDQSDEALLKIEDGNLKDDQQSESAAQQVHHHYQDHGDLKGEATLFMTLTNCSS is encoded by the exons ATGAGCATCACTAGTGGCAGCATCGTCACTAGAACATCATCCCCAACAACACccaactcctcctcctcctcttcgaCCAAAGGCAACGGCAACACCCAGGCCTGCGCCGCCTGCAAGTACCAGCGCCGGAAGTGCGCCCCCGACTGCATACTCGCCCCTTATTTCCCTCACGACCGGCAGCGCCAGTTCCTCAACGCCCACAAGCTCTTCGGCGTCAGCAACATCACCAAGATCATCAAACACCTCGACCACCGGGACAAGGAGGAGGCCATGCGCACCATCATTTTCCAGTCCGACGTCCGCGCCTCCGACCCCGTCGGCGGATGCTACCGGATCATCCAGGAACTCCAGCGCCTCATCGAGTACAACAAGGCCGAGCTCGACATCGTCCTCCACCAACTCGCCATTTGCCGAGCACAGGCACAGCAGCAACAACAGCAGCCCATAATGCAGCAGATTCCGGAGGTCGGGGACACTACCTGCGCTGATCAGATGATTAGTGTTGACCCTCTGAGCCTGTACGGAAACCCTATGCATTTTCATTATCTTCAGCAGCAGCCTAATGTGCAAGTTACTGGGCAGCAGGATCAGGGTGCCCCCTATTTGTTTGTGCAAAATACTAATGGGAATAATGGGCACCAGCAGCAGCATATGGTACCGGAGGATATGAACATGTGGGCTATGCAGGATTCCATGTCGTCGTTGCATATTAAGCATGGGATGAATGCCGGTGACTGTGAAGATATCAAGCCCTTTGTTGACATTGCCTGTGATGATGATCAGAGGAATCATGAGATCAAGTTCCAGCCTGATGCAATTGGTGACCAGAG TGATGAAGCATTGCTGAAGATAGAGGATGGCAATTTAAAAGATGATCAGCAGAGTGAGTCAGCTGCCCAACAAGTCCATCATCATTATCAGGATCATGGTGATCTGAAAGGTGAAGCTACTTTGTTCATGACCCTCACAAATTGTAGCAGTTGA
- the LOC133740848 gene encoding LOB domain-containing protein 22 isoform X2, with protein MSITSGSIVTRTSSPTTPNSSSSSSTKGNGNTQACAACKYQRRKCAPDCILAPYFPHDRQRQFLNAHKLFGVSNITKIIKHLDHRDKEEAMRTIIFQSDVRASDPVGGCYRIIQELQRLIEYNKAELDIVLHQLAICRAQAQQQQQQPIMQQIPEVGDTTCADQMISVDPLSLYGNPMHFHYLQQQPNVQVTGQQDQGAPYLFVQNTNGNNGHQQQHMVPEDMNMWAMQDSMSSLHIKHGMNAGDCEDIKPFVDIACDDDQRNHEIKFQPDAIGDQSAVMKHC; from the exons ATGAGCATCACTAGTGGCAGCATCGTCACTAGAACATCATCCCCAACAACACccaactcctcctcctcctcttcgaCCAAAGGCAACGGCAACACCCAGGCCTGCGCCGCCTGCAAGTACCAGCGCCGGAAGTGCGCCCCCGACTGCATACTCGCCCCTTATTTCCCTCACGACCGGCAGCGCCAGTTCCTCAACGCCCACAAGCTCTTCGGCGTCAGCAACATCACCAAGATCATCAAACACCTCGACCACCGGGACAAGGAGGAGGCCATGCGCACCATCATTTTCCAGTCCGACGTCCGCGCCTCCGACCCCGTCGGCGGATGCTACCGGATCATCCAGGAACTCCAGCGCCTCATCGAGTACAACAAGGCCGAGCTCGACATCGTCCTCCACCAACTCGCCATTTGCCGAGCACAGGCACAGCAGCAACAACAGCAGCCCATAATGCAGCAGATTCCGGAGGTCGGGGACACTACCTGCGCTGATCAGATGATTAGTGTTGACCCTCTGAGCCTGTACGGAAACCCTATGCATTTTCATTATCTTCAGCAGCAGCCTAATGTGCAAGTTACTGGGCAGCAGGATCAGGGTGCCCCCTATTTGTTTGTGCAAAATACTAATGGGAATAATGGGCACCAGCAGCAGCATATGGTACCGGAGGATATGAACATGTGGGCTATGCAGGATTCCATGTCGTCGTTGCATATTAAGCATGGGATGAATGCCGGTGACTGTGAAGATATCAAGCCCTTTGTTGACATTGCCTGTGATGATGATCAGAGGAATCATGAGATCAAGTTCCAGCCTGATGCAATTGGTGACCAGAG TGCAGTGATGAAGCATTGCTGA
- the LOC133725418 gene encoding mediator of RNA polymerase II transcription subunit 9: MEHQYSGGGGGGSGSWNMIPSVPTHSNPSTPSSQDHLYLQQHQQQFQHQQQQQRLLLQQQQQQQQQQQQQQQQQQQQQQQQHQSLASHFHLFHLVEKLSDSIENGTRDQQSDALVADLNTHFDKCQQLLNSISGSIPTKAMTVEGQKKKLEESEQLLNQRRDLNNKYKNSVVDLLKSEP; the protein is encoded by the exons ATGGAGCATCAGTACTcgggcggaggaggaggaggaagtggGAGCTGGAATATGATCCCCAGCGTGCCGACCCACAGTAACCCTTCTACGCCGTCCAGTCAGGACCATCTCTACCTCCAACAACACCAACAGCAATTCCAGCACCAGCAACAACAACAGCGTCTTCttctccaacaacaacaacagcagcaacaacaacaacaacaacaacaacagcaacagcaacaacaacaacaacaacagcatcAGTCTCTCGCCTCCCACTTCCATCTCTTCCAC TTGGTGGAGAAGTTATCGGATTCGATTGAGAACGGGACGAGGGATCAGCAATCGGATGCATTG GTCGCTGATTTGAACACCCATTTCGACAAGTGCCAGCAGCTGTTGAACTCCATATCCGGATCCATCCCCACCAAGGCTATG ACGGTTGAGGGACAGAAGAAGAAGCTCGAAGAGAGTGAGCAATTGTTAAATCAGCGGAG GGACCTGAATAACAAGTACAAAAACTCTGTTGTTGACCTCCTCAAGTCTGAGCCGTAG
- the LOC133725419 gene encoding uncharacterized protein LOC133725419, with translation MEVDTDRSEHQYEEEYVLLDLGSVSSQLQIPANAPYVLSGLDTMHPVLIINDKLKLTGKWDETIGTCLIFKEGASSVIHEETGLSANA, from the exons ATGGAGGTTGATACTGATCGCAGTGAACATCAGTATGAAGAAGAATATGTATTGCTTGATCTTGGTTCAGTTTCCTCCCAGCTTCAGATACCAGCAAACGCACCATATGTTCTTTCT GGTTTAGACACAATGCATCCGGTACTGATTATAAATGACAAATTGAAGTTG ACTGGAAAATGGGACGAAACTATTGGAACCTGCCTTATTTTCAAAGAAG GTGCTAGTTCTGTAATTCATGAAGAAACAGGATTGTCGGCAAATGCATAG
- the LOC133725416 gene encoding putative pentatricopeptide repeat-containing protein At1g17630, with amino-acid sequence MNTYRHIYPSQIISSPSVTTQIVNFFDHLLRQCTLPEHCKQVHTQIVTTGGCQSAFLAARLINVYARLGLVFDAQKVFDSTQFQGTSNMLLWNAVLRANVSHGFYEKALKIYDKMRRLGVWADGFTLPLVIRACAFMGRFRLCKNVHSHVLQMGFQNHLHVVNELMGMYGKLGNMDYACQLFDKMSVRSYVSWNTLVSSYAFNYDCDGASEIFNRMELDGLEPNPVTWTSLLSSHARCGRGEKTMELFGMMRVRGIETTAEALAVVLSVCADVAVVDKGKKIHGYVVRGGFEEYLFVKNALICMYGKCGDVENAYKLFLVMQSKNLVSWNALISSYAESGLCDEAFAIFSQLDAHPVMTPNIISWSAVIQGFSSTGQGEKSLELFRQMQRAGVLPNCVTISSVLSVCAELAAINLGREIHGHVVRALMDSNILVGNGLINMYTKCGSFEEGHRVFENIDSKDLISWNTMIAGYGMHGLGENALRIFHRMVKTGFKPDNVTFIAVLSACSHGGLVTEGRLLFDQMIGVYGVKPQMEHYACMVDLLGRAGLLQEGSNIVKNMPMKPNACVWSALLNSCRMHKNTDIAEETATHIFNMNSEMAGSYMLMSNIYAASGRWEDSAKVRISAKAKGLRKIRGQSWIQVKNKVFIFSAGNTMQAGVELIHGILYGLVLQMESEGYVPNKEVIQENIDKELD; translated from the coding sequence ATGAATACATATCGTCATATTTACCCGAGCCAGATCATATCATCCCCATCCGTTACTACCCAAATTGTAAATTTCTTTGATCACCTTCTCCGGCAATGTACTCTACCTGAACACTGTAAACAAGTTCACACTCAAATTGTTACGACAGGCGGGTGTCAATCAGCGTTCTTGGCAGCCCGACTCATTAATGTTTATGCACGTCTTGGGCTAGTTTTTGATGCCCAGAAAGTCTTTGACTCCACCCAGTTTCAAGGTACATCCAACATGCTCTTGTGGAATGCAGTTCTTAGAGCGAATGTGTCTCATGGATTTTATGAAAAAGCACTTAAAATATATGATAAAATGCGAAGACTTGGAGTTTGGGCTGATGGGTTTACTCTTCCCCTGGTTATTAGGGCCTGTGCATTTATGGGTAGATTTAGGCTATGCAAGAATGTGCATAGTCATGTTTTacaaatgggttttcaaaatcATCTCCATGTTGTCAATGAGTTGATGGGAATGTATGGGAAACTTGGTAACATGGACTATGCCTGCCAACTGTTTGATAAAATGAGCGTGAGAAGCTATGTTTCTTGGAATACTCTGGTTTCTAGCTATGCCTTTAACTATGATTGTGATGGTGCATCTGAGATTTTTAATAGGATGGAGTTAGATGGGTTGGAGCCAAACCCTGTGACTTGGACATCATTATTGTCAAGTCATGCTCGTTGTGGCCGCGGTGAGAAGACCATGGAGTTATTTGGTATGATGAGGGTTAGAGGAATTGAGACAACTGCTGAAGCGCTTGCTGTGGTGTTATCTGTATGTGCTGATGTGGCTGTGGTTGACAAGGGTAAGAAGATTCATGGATATGTTGTTAGAGGTGGTTTCGAAGAGTACTTGTTTGTGAAAAATGCACTAATATGCATGTATGGAAAATGTGGAGATGTAGAAAATGCATACAAGTTATTTTTGGTGATGCAAAGCAAAAACCTAGTGAGTTGGAATGCTTTGATCTCATCATATGCTGAATCTGGTTTGTGTGATGAGGCTTTTGCAATATTTTCCCAGCTAGATGCTCATCCAGTTATGACACCTAATATCATAAGTTGGAGTGCTGTTATTCAAGGGTTCTCGTCCACTGGACAAGGAGAGAAGTCTCTGGAACTCTTTCGGCAGATGCAGAGAGCAGGAGTACTGCCCAATTGTGTCACTATATCCAGCGTATTATCTGTTTGTGCAGAATTAGCAGCAATTAATCTTGGCAGGGAAATTCATGGTCATGTGGTAAGGGCTTTGATGGATAGCAACATTTTGGTCGGAAATGGCTTGATCAATATGTACACAAAATGTGGAAGTTTTGAGGAAGGGCATAGAGTATTTGAGAATATTGACAGTAAGGACTTGATTTCGTGGAACACAATGATTGCTGGTTATGGGATGCATGGACTCGGTGAGAATGCTCTAAGAATTTTTCATAGGATGGTCAAGACGGGATTCAAGCCAGACAATGTAACATTCATCGCTGTTCTTTCTGCTTGTAGTCATGGTGGGCTAGTTACCGAGGGTCGCCTCCTTTTTGACCAAATGATTGGAGTTTATGGTGTAAAACCCCAAATGGAGCACTATGCATGCATGGTTGACCTTCTTGGCCGTGCGGGGTTATTGCAAGAAGGAAGCAACATTGTGAAAAACATGCCAATGAAACCCAATGCTTGTGTCTGGAGCGCTCTTCTCAACTCTTGTAGGATGCACAAAAATACAGATATTGCAGAAGAAACTGCCACCCATATATTCAATATGAACTCGGAAATGGCCGGGAGCTACATGTTGATGTCAAATATTTATGCTGCTAGCGGGAGATGGGAGGACTCGGCAAAAGTGAGGATCTCAGCGAAGGCAAAGGGTTTAAGGAAAATCCGGGGGCAAAGCTGGATTCAGGTTAAGAATAAGGTTTTTATATTCTCAGCAGGGAATACCATGCAAGCAGGCGTGGAGTTAATTCATGGTATCCTTTATGGCTTGGTACTTCAAATGGAAAGTGAGGGATATGTACCTAATAAGGAAGTCATTCAAGAGAATATTGACAAAGAACTGGATTGA